GAATAGGATACAAAACAACAGTAAAGAATAAAAAAGTGTAATAAATAGTCTCATAACGAATCTTATTTTTGAGTTGCAAAGGAACCCCTTTAGGAAAATATCCCCAAAATTTATCGACTATTACCCGCTATTTATAGACTCGCATTTTTTAGATAGAGGAAATAAAGCTGTTTGTCGATAACTTTTTTCTCAAAACGCATTGATAGCTACATTTGCGCCAAGTTTAAAATGTAATAAAACGAATGGAAATAATGAAAAAACTACAACTATTATTAGTGTCGGTAGCTATGCTATCAATTTTCTCATGTTCGGATGATGATGATGACACATTAGGAGTGTGGTATCGCCGTTCCGACTTCGATGGAAGGGCAAGAGAGGATGCAGCCGGATTTGTGATAGGTAACCGGGGGTACTTATGCGGAGGATATCGGGGAAAAGACCAACGGGAAAAAGACTGTTGGGAATACAATATTGATAATGACTGGTGGACACAATGCAAAGATATGCCCGACGATGCAACAGCCCGGAATGGCGCTGCCGGATTCGCAGTAGGCTCGAAAGGATATGTGACCACCGGATACACCGTATATAAAGATGATGATCCGATGCATACCGGAGGATACGCATATCTAAAAGACACATGGGAATATGACCCGGCAACAAATGAATGGAGACAAATGGATGATTATCCCGGAGATGCGCGAATCAATGCAATAGCCTTCACTATCGGTAACTACGGTTATGTGGGAACCGGACAATCCAAAGACGATAAACAGACAAAGGATTTTTATCGTTTCGACCCGACAGCCCCTTCAGGTAGCCAGTGGGGCATTGTAAACGGATTCGGCGGTCAGAAAAGAACCGGCGGCTTATCCTTTATCATCGACAATGTAGCTTACATCGTAGGAGGAACCAACAACGGTCAGGATGTTACCGACTTCTGGAAATTCGATCCCAGCAAGAGTGAAGAAAATAAATGGACCCGTCTCCGCGAAATCAAGAATGACAGCAGTGATGATTATGATGATGATTATAATTCAATCACCCGGACATACGGCTGCGCTTTTGTTATAGACGGCCAGGCTTATATCACTTTAGGGCAGACATCCGGTTCAAGCCTACGAAATAACTACTGGATATATGACCCCAACACAGATTTATGGCGTAGTAGTGACACGGAAGATGATTTTGACTATACCCCTTTCGAAGGAAGTGCACGCACAAAAGCGATTTGTTTCTCTACCGGCAAACGGGGTATTATAACTACCGGAGGAAGCAGTGGATACTATTATGACGATACTTGGGAATTACATCCGTATGAATGGGAAGAAGATGACTAAGAAAAACAGCAGTCGGCTCTTTGTTGCAGGAATATTAACAGCTGCCATTTGCCTGGCGTTTTCCGTAGCAGCCACCTCCGACACGCATTATTCGATCGAAATAATCGAAGTAAACGGAGGATACGGTTATCAAATATCCCACAACAACCATATAACCATATTCCAGCCTTTTATTCCCGCCATTTCGGGAAAAAAGCCTTTCATGGAAAAAGAGGATGCCAAAAAGGTAGGGAAATTAGTCATGAGACGTATGAAAACCGGAGAAAACTATACTGTTACCCGTCATGATTTAGAGAATCTCGGAATTAAAATAAAATAAATAAAAAGCGGAAAGTGAATTGGAAATAATTCTCTTTCCGCTTTTTGTTCATGAAAAAATAGAATATACACTATTTTTTATTCTTTTTTTATGCAAATTGTATACAGGAATATGGAATTACCCCAAGGATTCTCTATCTTTGTAACCAAAACAAATTTAATATTAATGTCATAAGAATGAAAAAGAGTATCCTTATCGCTGCTCTAGGCCTATTCAGCCTGAGCACAATGGCACAAGACGCAAAACCCGAAGAGGGCTTCGTTTTCACGACAGTGAAAGAAAATCCGATTACTTCAATCAAGAACCAAAACCGTTCGAGCACTTGCTGGAGTTTCTCAACTCTCGGATTCGTTGAATCAGAATTGCTACGTTTAGGCAAAGGCGAATATGATCTGGCTGAAATGTTTGTGGTACACAAAACGATGCAAGACCGTGGAGCCAATTATGTACGTTATCACGGTGACAGTTCTTTCTCGCCGGGAGGAAGTTTCTATGATGTGATGTACTGCATCAAAAATTACGGTATCGTTCCACAGGAAGTAATGCCGGGAATCATGTACGGCGATACTCTGCCGGTACACAACGAATTGGACGCTGTTGCTTCCGGCTACATTAATGCTATCGCTAAAGGTAAACTAAGTAAACTGACTCCGGTATGGAAGAACGGTCTGGCAGCCATTTATGACACATACTTAGGAAAATGTCCTGAAAACTTCACTTATAAAGGAAAGGAATATACACCGAAAACTTTTGCCGAATCACTGGGACTGAATCCGGACGACTATGTTTCATTGACTTCCTATACACATCACCCGTTCTATTCTCAATTTGCTATCGAGATTCAGGACAACTGGCGCAATGGCCTCTCCTACAACTTGCCTATCGACGAGTTTATGGCTGTAATGGATAATGCAGTGAAGAAGGGATATACTTTTGCATGGGGTAGTGACGTCAGTGAACAAGGGTTTACACGTGATGGTATTGCCGTAATGCCGGATATAAACAAAGAATCTGAACTTTCCGGTTCGGATATGGCCCGTTGGACTGGCCTGACCACTGCCAACAAACGTCAAATAATGACAACCAAACCACATCCGGAAATTGACGTCACTCAGGAAATGCGCCAGGTGGCATTCGACAACTGGGAAACTACCGACGACCACGGAATGGTGATTTACGGTATCGCTAAAGACCAGAACGGAAAAGAATATTTCATGGTAAAAAATTCTTGGGGTAAATCAGGTAAATACAACGGTATATGGTATGCTTCCAAAGCATTCGTCGCTTACAAAACGATGAATATCCTTGTACACAAAGACGCACTGCCTAAAGAAATTGCTAAAAAACTGGGAATCAAATAAAAGGAGTATCTCCACTTCTTAAAATAAAAGTCTCATTAGCTATAAATAGCTTCTGAGGCTTTTATTTTTAAGTAGTTATTTTCCGGACAACATACCGCATCGGATAAAGCATGACCAATGTTTAAGAGAAGCTTAGCTTACTGATAAATTCCGTAAACCGTTCTTTGTAATTATCACCCACAGGGATGTACGTATTCTTATCGAAGATAATACGGAGACGGGAGATTTCGGTAATCTTACGCAAGTTGACAATATAAGAACGATGCACACGCATGAAATGTGCGGGAAGCCGTTCTTCCATTTTCTGAAGACTGGCAAGTGTGATGACAGGCTTGTTCTCCCCCTCCACAAAAATACGGACGTATTCGCTCATACCTTCTATATAGCGGATATTATTAATATCGATGCGGACTACCCTGCAATCGCTTTTCACAAACAACGAATCGCCTTTTACCTGCGAAGCATTTCCCAGTTCACTCTGTTGCTCCAACAATTTATATTCAAACTGTTTGCGGGCCTTATCCGCCGCCTTCAGTAAGTCCTGAAACTCAAATGGTTTCAACAGATAATCCACCGCATCCAACTTGAAGCCGTCCACCGCATATTCGGAATAAGCGGTAGTGAAAATCACCAGCGGAGGACTTATCAAAGAACGGATAAAATCCAGCCCGTTCAAATCGGGCATATTGATATCTACAAATATCAGGTCGACATCTTCGTCGGACAATACCTTCATTGCCTCAAACGCATCCTGACAAGGTTTCACTAACGACAGGAAAGGGACGCGGGATATATAATCCGATAACTGTGCCAATGCCAACGGTTCGTCGTCAATTGCTAAACATTTCATTATAATAAAGGTATAATAAGTAATACATCAAATTTATTCTTATCCTGTGTGATAGAAAGCGTATAATCATTACCGAACAGAAGTCTTAGCCGCTTACGGATATTATCCAGCCCGATGCCGTGGTGTTGTTCGTCAGCCCTTCCGTTATTGCTATTCGTACAGCGGAAAGTCAATCGGTTTCCCTCCTCTTGTTGCACGATGACACGGACGAAAGAATCATTCCGGTAACTGACTCCATGCTTGAAAGCGTTCTCCACAAAAGAAATAAAAAGCAAAGGAGGTATCTGTACTTCAGGAACTTCGATGGGAAACTTCATTTCAATGGAGACTTTATCAGTATAGCGCAATCCCATTATGGCAATATAATTCTCCAGAAACTGAACCTCCCGTTTAAGAAGAATTGTTTTGTTACTAGCCTCATACAGCACATAACGCATCAGTTTGGAAAGCTCTACAATCGTACTTTTCGCCTTCCCCGTATCAATATCTACCAATGCGTGGATATTATTCAGCGTATTCATAAAAAAATGCGGGTTTATCTGATACTTCAGATATTGCAATTCGGACTGCAAGCGCTGGTGTTCCAGTTCCTTCAACATTTCTTCATCGCGAAAAGACTTGAAGAAAAGTTTAATGGCTATATTAAATCCTACCATAAGAAAGGCAATCATAAAATGAATAAGATAGCGAACTGTGATAGGAGGATAAAGAAACGGAACAGGTTTAAGGAGAGCCTCCGGACGTTGAAACTTTTCCACGGGATATTTCACCTGGTCCGGTAGTTCCCAATTAGCCGTCTCTTTCTTCCGCGCCTTTTCTCTCATTTCAATAATCTGATTCCGTCGGCTTTCCTTTGCTGAATGATACACAGGCTCCTGTCTGAATTCTTTCGGGAAACGCCCTTTCATCGGAAACGGAACAATCAAAAAAATAACACCTATTGCAAAAACTAAAGAAAGTGTATATTGCCAATATTTTTTTTTAAAAAGGAAATAAGGAACCAGCACATAGTTATTCAACAGAAAAAGCATAAAAAAAGGAAGAATTCCCAACCAGGAGTCACGTACAAGCGTGCGAACTTCTTCTTTCTCAAGTCCACCACTTACGGCAAAATATTCTCCGATCAACGGAAGAAAGAAAATAACACTCCAGATTACTCCGTAAATGCTTTGTTCCAATAATTGTTGCTTGCGCACTCTTTCCATGCCTCATTGTTCCATGTTAGCAGAAACAAAGATAAAACCGACACTCCTTTCATACAAAAACAATCGACCAAAGGACATATTTCAACGACAGTACATCAATCAGTGACGAATTTCACAACTTACAAAGTTGCCTGTAAATACATGTAGAGAATCTAAATAAACCTTAAAATGGATGTAACATTCTAAAACGGCTCTTTTCTTAGTTAGAAGTAGGAAAAAATAAGAACGGTTTCTTACACGCGAAATGTGTGGGACAGCGTTCTTTTATATACATATACCTTGTCTTGTTCTATCTTATTCCATTCTTCACTATGTTTCT
The nucleotide sequence above comes from Bacteroides caccae. Encoded proteins:
- a CDS encoding Kelch repeat-containing protein, giving the protein MKKLQLLLVSVAMLSIFSCSDDDDDTLGVWYRRSDFDGRAREDAAGFVIGNRGYLCGGYRGKDQREKDCWEYNIDNDWWTQCKDMPDDATARNGAAGFAVGSKGYVTTGYTVYKDDDPMHTGGYAYLKDTWEYDPATNEWRQMDDYPGDARINAIAFTIGNYGYVGTGQSKDDKQTKDFYRFDPTAPSGSQWGIVNGFGGQKRTGGLSFIIDNVAYIVGGTNNGQDVTDFWKFDPSKSEENKWTRLREIKNDSSDDYDDDYNSITRTYGCAFVIDGQAYITLGQTSGSSLRNNYWIYDPNTDLWRSSDTEDDFDYTPFEGSARTKAICFSTGKRGIITTGGSSGYYYDDTWELHPYEWEEDD
- a CDS encoding DUF4907 domain-containing protein translates to MTKKNSSRLFVAGILTAAICLAFSVAATSDTHYSIEIIEVNGGYGYQISHNNHITIFQPFIPAISGKKPFMEKEDAKKVGKLVMRRMKTGENYTVTRHDLENLGIKIK
- a CDS encoding C1 family peptidase, encoding MKKSILIAALGLFSLSTMAQDAKPEEGFVFTTVKENPITSIKNQNRSSTCWSFSTLGFVESELLRLGKGEYDLAEMFVVHKTMQDRGANYVRYHGDSSFSPGGSFYDVMYCIKNYGIVPQEVMPGIMYGDTLPVHNELDAVASGYINAIAKGKLSKLTPVWKNGLAAIYDTYLGKCPENFTYKGKEYTPKTFAESLGLNPDDYVSLTSYTHHPFYSQFAIEIQDNWRNGLSYNLPIDEFMAVMDNAVKKGYTFAWGSDVSEQGFTRDGIAVMPDINKESELSGSDMARWTGLTTANKRQIMTTKPHPEIDVTQEMRQVAFDNWETTDDHGMVIYGIAKDQNGKEYFMVKNSWGKSGKYNGIWYASKAFVAYKTMNILVHKDALPKEIAKKLGIK
- a CDS encoding LytR/AlgR family response regulator transcription factor codes for the protein MKCLAIDDEPLALAQLSDYISRVPFLSLVKPCQDAFEAMKVLSDEDVDLIFVDINMPDLNGLDFIRSLISPPLVIFTTAYSEYAVDGFKLDAVDYLLKPFEFQDLLKAADKARKQFEYKLLEQQSELGNASQVKGDSLFVKSDCRVVRIDINNIRYIEGMSEYVRIFVEGENKPVITLASLQKMEERLPAHFMRVHRSYIVNLRKITEISRLRIIFDKNTYIPVGDNYKERFTEFISKLSFS
- a CDS encoding sensor histidine kinase translates to MERVRKQQLLEQSIYGVIWSVIFFLPLIGEYFAVSGGLEKEEVRTLVRDSWLGILPFFMLFLLNNYVLVPYFLFKKKYWQYTLSLVFAIGVIFLIVPFPMKGRFPKEFRQEPVYHSAKESRRNQIIEMREKARKKETANWELPDQVKYPVEKFQRPEALLKPVPFLYPPITVRYLIHFMIAFLMVGFNIAIKLFFKSFRDEEMLKELEHQRLQSELQYLKYQINPHFFMNTLNNIHALVDIDTGKAKSTIVELSKLMRYVLYEASNKTILLKREVQFLENYIAIMGLRYTDKVSIEMKFPIEVPEVQIPPLLFISFVENAFKHGVSYRNDSFVRVIVQQEEGNRLTFRCTNSNNGRADEQHHGIGLDNIRKRLRLLFGNDYTLSITQDKNKFDVLLIIPLL